The following DNA comes from Lepidochelys kempii isolate rLepKem1 chromosome 9, rLepKem1.hap2, whole genome shotgun sequence.
CAAGAAAGCCATACTCACCCACCCTACTATGTTAAAGTTCTTTTGATGCTCTAAAGGGTTAGAAAGGAATTGAAAGAGGTGAGTGCTATGCCGTCTTCCATATCCCTGCATTAAATGATTGGCTGTATGAGAGAATGAACAGCTTCAGCAGTCATTGCAATGTGGATGGTTTCCAGTCTActgtattcatagattcatagatatttaggccagaagggaccattatgatcatctagtctgacctcctgcacaatgcaggccacagaatttcacccaccactcctaaaaaagacctcacacctatatctgtgctattgaagtcctcaaattgtagtttgaagacctcaaggagcagagaatcctccagcaagtgacccgtgccccatgctacagaggaaggcgaaaaacctccagggccttccaatctgccctggaggaaaattccttcccgaccctaaatatggcgatcagctaaaccctgagcatatgggcaagattcatcagccagatactacagaaaattctttcccgggtaacttggatcttaccccatctaaaaacccatcacaggccattgggcctatttaccatgaatatttaattaccaaaaccatgttatcccatcataccatctcctccataaacttattgagtttaatcttaaagcaagatagatcttttgcccccactacttccctcggaaggctattccaaaacttcactcctctgatggttagaaaccttcgtctaatttctaatctaaatttcctagtggccagtttatatccatttgttcttgtgtccacattggtactgagtttaaataattcctatccctctctggtatttatccctctgatatatttatagagagcaatcatatctcccctcaaccttcttttagttaggctaaacaagccaagctccctgagtctcctttcataagacaagttttccattcctcggatcatcctagtagcccttctctgtacctgttccagtttgaattcatccttcttaaacatgggagaccagaactgcacacagtattccaggtgaggtctcaccagtgccttatataacggtactaaaacctccttatccctactggaaatacctctcctgatgcatcccaagacgacattagcttttttcacagccatatcacattggcagctcatagtcatcctatgatcaaccaatactccaaggtccttttcctcctccgttacttctagttgatgcgtccctagcttataactaaaattcttgttattaatccctaaatgcatgaccttacacttctcactattaaatttcatcctattcctattactccagtttacaaggtcatccagatcctcctgtagggtatccctgtccttctctaaattagcaatacctcccagctttgtatcatctgcaaactttattagcaccctcccactttttgtgcccaggtcagtaataaaaagattaaataagattggtcccaaaactgatccttgaggaactccactggtaacctccctccaacttgacagttcacctttcagtaggacccgttgtagtctcccctttaaccaattccctatccacctttcaattttcctattgatgcccatcttatccaatttaactaataattccccatgtggcacagtatcaaacgccttactaaaatctaagtaaattagatccactgcgtttcgacattggtgaggcctcatctggagtactgtgtccagttttgggccccacacttcaagaaggatgtggataaattggagagagtccagcgaagggcaacaaaaatgattaggggactggaacacatgagttatgaggagaggctgagggagctgggattgtttagcctgcagaagagaagaatgaggggggatttgatagctgctttcaactacctgaaagggggttccaaagaggatggctctagactgttctcaatggtagcagatgacagaacgaggagtaatggtctcaagttgcagtgggggaggtttagattggatattaggaaaaactttttcactaagagggtggtgaaacactggaatgcgttacctagggaggtggtagaatctccttccttagaggtttttaaggtcaggcttgacaaagccctggctgggatgatttaactgggaattggtcctgcttcgagcagggggttggactagatgaccttctggggtcccttccaaccctgatattctatgattctatgattctttatctaaaaaatctgttactctctcaaagaaggagatcaggttggtttggcacgatctaccttttgtaaaaccatgttgtattttgtcccatttaccattgacttcaatgtccttaactaccttctccttcaaaattttttccaagaccttgcatactacagatgtcaaactaacaggcctataattacttggatcactttttttccctttcttaaaaataggaactatgttagcaattctccaatcatacggtacaacccctgagtttacagattcattaaaaattcttgctaatgggcttgcaatttcttgtgccaattcttttaatattcttggatgaagattatctgggccccctgatttagtcccattaagctgtttgagtttcgcttctacctcagttatggtgatgtctacctccatatcctcattcccatttatcatgctaccattattcctaagatcctctttagtcttattaaagactgaggcaaagtatttgtttagatattgggccatgcctagattatccttgacctccactccatcctcagtttttagcggtcccacttcttctttctttgttttcttcctatttatatgactatagaaccttttactattggttttaattccctttgcaaggtccaactctacttgacttttagcctgtctcactttatccctacatattctgacctcaataaggtagctttccttactgatccctcccttcttccactccctatatgctttctgctttttcttaattacctctctaagatgcttgctcatccagcttggtctacaactcctgcctatgaattttttcccctttcttgggatgcaggcttccgatagcttctgcagctttaatttaaaataatcccaggcctcctctacttTTTCTCAAGGTTCTCTGTAGATACACGTAGTTGGAGAATTCTAGCTGCAGGTAAGTAACCTTTTCACACTGACTGGGAGACCCTTTGCAAATCACTGAATCCTGCAAATTAGCAAGTTTGAAAATGCAGTTTTCTAAGAATTAAAAAGTAGCTCATTAGTGTACTTGATTCTTTAATACTTAATAGTATCCTAGATTGCATCCTGTATATATGCTAAAATTAGTGAAGTCTTAATAGTGAAGTTAATagtgaagacaaagccctgactgggatgatttaactgggaattggtcctgcttcgagcagggggttggactagatgaccttctggggtcccttccaaccctgatattctatgattctaaatttcACAGCACTCTGCTATTAAATGTTTGCTGAGAACATGAAGAGTGCCTTTTTGTGAATGTTTTGTTCATATTAATGAAGTGCAAGATAGAGAGGTTCTAGTGTAATTAATGTGTTGTCTGCAGGTTCACTTGAAATTTAATTTGAGATCTTTTAGAAACTTCTCTTACAGGTGAAGGCAGAGAGGCGGGCACATGAACAAGAGGAGAGCAAAGCAAGTGAGGAGTACATTCAAAGGCTATTagcagaggaagaagaagagcACAGGCTGGCAGAAGAAAGGCAAAGAGAGATGGATGAACAGCTTAAACAAGATGAAGAGCTGGCATGGGAGCTGAGTATCAATCTGGTGAGTTTGGCTCTTGGGGGCATTAGAGCAGTGTGTATCTCAAAGTGAGTGATCTTTATATCTTCCAGAGCATATGCAAAAATCCTTATGAAGAATTTCAAAAAAATTCTTCAAATTTTATATTGGAACCCAACATTAAATATTCAGTGCTTAAATAAGTTTAAAATCCAACAAAagagaggagaaaataaaaatttcCACTTTTTGAAGTGCTTACCAGTAGTTGATTTAAAATCTCATCCATAGTAACCACCTTCTTGGATACCAGGAGCTCCTCTCTTCTCCCgtcatttaaaaaatgcttttttggaGGAGGTTAATGTCTGTAGCCTGTGTTTAGGAGTGGAAAACGCAATGGCATTGTTTGAGAAAGAGTAACTTAGAAGAATCCTAACCATTGAAATATTTATAGATGTGGGATGTACATGCTTCAGTTGCATTTTGATATAACCTGCCATTTTGTGGTAATTCACTGGACCCTCACTAGAACGCACGTCTATATAGTGCGAATTCACATATAACATGGTCGCGGCCATAGATCCCCAAATTACTTTAATTGCAGTTCATTTTAACGCAGTCCCTGCTATAACGCTGTCCCCCCACGTTAACGCGGTACtgcgcatggatcccaaatcccatgTTCTAGCAAGGGTCCAGTATACTAATGAAAAACAATGGATTTATCACTAATGGAAAAACTCCTCTTCTCCTGATATCACTGCCTCCAGGTAAATTTAATGCATGCTGAATGCAGTTCCCTATCTATACTTCTTGTTTGCACCAAAAAATTCGTGCAAATAACTAATCCTGTGTACAGAAGCACAATTATTTTCAATTTTGTCTAATTTCTATATGTTTCCTGTCATTAAAGAACAAGTCCACCAGTGAACACATGTTCAGCACTCCTTTACTTGCAAACAGTCACACGTCTGGCCCATCTCCAATTAGTTCATGCAAGACAAAGAACAAATCAAGCAACTCTGGAGACATCCAAAAGTAAGTAATCAAGCTTTCTGTCCAAGATTTGTTGGTACATTTCCACAACATACACAGCATGTGAAAGGAGAAATATGGTTTTTAGTTTGGAAAGAAATAAGTGTGGCTAAACTTGAAAATGTACCCCTGTAAAAGAGCACATTGGCAGTCTGTGTTGATTCTCTCAACTACTTCCTTATCAAACTTGCTCAGGTAACAGATAAAAAGATGGATTTTCTAATTGTCAGTAGAGCAAATTCAAcctggaatctgaaagtcaagtTGTGTTCTTACTCTGAGATGACATAGCAATAGAGATTCTGCAGTTGGAGCTCGTTTAGTAATTCTGTTGATGTATGGCCAAGAATAGAATCAGTCTTGTTCTCCTGTAGCTGCAGTGCAAATAGTGAAAACATCAGTAAACAGATAAGATTTGACATATACAGGTAGATCTACTGAATAACAAGTGCCGCCTTTGCATAGTTGACTCTTTCGATTGTAACCTCACTTTAAGATCACTGTGTTCTGCCTCGATATCCTGTTGTAGTCTCATTGGCTTACTTAGGCTGAATTTATTCTATGTTGATATATTCTTTAAACTTGATCACTGTGGCCCCTTTGGTTACTCACCTTTAGTTCTGTTCCTGGCAGATCAGTTTCTGttaacttcttttcttttttaaaaagaaaaggagtacttgtggcactagctcacttcatcggatgcatccgatgaagtgaactgtagctcatgaaagcttatgctcaaataaattggttagtctctaaggtgccacaagtactccttttctttctgcagatacagactagcacggctgctactctgaaacctttcgtTTTTAAGTTCACTTtttcagagaagaaaaggagtagaaACCTTTTCAGAGAAGTGTTCTTCAGTCCTTATGGACTTGTATGCCATCCAGTCTTCCAGTTAGGATCAGAGAACTTGACCCTTTATGGTCCTCCAGCTGTGGCTGGTAGCCACACTGGGTAATCACTATTGCCTTTTAAAGTAAATATGAACTATTTCTCATGGCTTCAAGGAGGCTTAGAAAGTGTAATGGCAAGCATTTGTTTCTTGTTGATGCAATAAATCACCTTCAAAACGACTATAGGTAAATGgtttttcatttgtaaaataaGCTATCGCGTAATCTTTGGATTCTAGTGGTGATCTGCATTACTTTTTTagcatacctttttttttttttttggtaatctaTGGTAACTAGAAGCTACTGAATGTTACAGTATTTCAGCACAGGATAATGTGAAAGATAATAGTGGGACACTCACCTACACTGATCTGAAGATTCAGAGAAATGTGGAGGACTCTCAGACTTTAATGTGATGCTTAAAGTTTTGTCTTACtatgtgcttttttccccccccttaAGGTATCTGTCTCCAAAATCACCTTGTGCCTCGGTATCAATGTCGCTCTCTAAAAAAGCAGAGAAAGGCAGGAATAACTCCTTTTCTATGGTAATCTATGTCTCCATATTGAAGTTATATATGGCACAATTTTTTAGTAGTTGcatgttcttttctttttgttgaggGTATATAGACTGGAAGTACATATATAGCCATAAAAATGAACACACTGTCATCTTAAAAAGGTAAAGGTTGTATTTAAACAGAATTTCAGAAATGGCCTTAGAAAGCATTTCATCCAGACAATCTGTATCACTGACTaggcaaaatatatttttgttactCTGTGAAAAATTGCAAGATCCAAATATATATTCTGATTCTCTGATATCAAGTATTGGAGCCAGAAAATTCATTGTTAAGGTCTGCTAAACAGGGGTAATTTCGCCTTATGTTTGAGACCTCTacttttctgaccaaaaaaaatatTCTAACTGCAAACTCAACATAGCATCTGGAAGGCAAGCTTGTATTCATTTTGACTTGTGCATCATCCCCAACAAGAATTGTACAATGGTGACTTGGTTAATAGTTCTGTTGGTGCACAGGCCAGAAAAGAATCCAACTTAATACCCTCTAGCTTTCAGAGCTAATGCAGCCAACAGAAATGAAACgtgctttttattttatcaaaTTTTCTATTTATATAAAAGCTTATCAGAGCACAATAAACGTTTCTGAACAGAAGTAAAGTTTATAGAATAACTTTTCACCAAGCTGTATTTGATcggtttgttttcagttttgcctTATCTTTTCTGTAGGAAAATAACAACACTGAAGAGGACATCTTAATGTGGCAAGAAAAGGATAGAGAGGAAATGCCAACATTGTCTCCACAAACTTTCTCCACTGTTCAAGACAGAAATGTTAAGGATTCATTTTTAGAATCATGTCTGACTTATTTAAATACCTCTCCGGTAGTGGGGTCTCATCCCATTGAGTGGGAAGGTCTGTCAGGAGCAAACTATCAGGTAGATAAAATTACAAATGCACTTCGCAATGTGTCAAAACAGGAAAGGCCTGATACTGGACTTCCTTCTTCCAGTGGAGAGGTAGCcagaagtgcctttgaaaatgatAACTCTACATGTACAGAAAACATAGACTTTGAAAAATGTGTAGAAATTAGCTCTTCTCTTCAGGAAGTGGTTGATTCTGTGACGTCTGGCAAATTAGAGAACAGGGATGCATCCCATAATCTCATGGAAGTGGCTGCAAACTGCTCAGttgaaggaaagaaacaaaatgtgttACAGAACAGTAAGGAAACTCCAAAAAGAAAATCTCAAGAATCTCCAACTGAAGCAGCAGTTGATTTATGCTTGATTGATAAAAGGAGGAAAATTTTTCCAGAAACTTTTGAAGACCAAGAGGAGAAGGTAAATGATCTTAATGTGCAAATGCATATAGATTTGGAGAAGCAGCTTTATGAGAGGCGTAAGCAAGAGGAGCAAGACAGGCTCCTGGCTCTACAACTTCAGAGAGAGATAAACAGGGAGCAAAAGACATTAAACCGAAAGAAAGGCTCTCCAGATGAGTACCTTCTGCGTCCTAAAGCATCTCCATCTTTGGAGGAATCTCCAACTGGGAGAGGTAGTCATAAGACTGCAAGTGAGTCGACATCTCCCAAGAGCCAGACTGAAATGAGTCATCGGAAACTGCGAAGAAGCTCCCACAATGAGAACTGGCAGCCTCCCACCAAGCTCCAGATGAAATCGCCCAGTGTCAGAGGAGGAAAAGTGTTGAACTGTGTCAACAGCTGTGCCTCAAAGGATATCCAATCTCTGTTGACCAAGAATAAGCAAAAGACAATCCTTCAGATGTTTAAGAGGTCTGTTTCAAAGTAAACGATCAATAGGACTATGAAGGCACAGTGGGGTGGATGGGAAATAAAGCAGTATCCTTCCTGGTATCAGATAAAGCTTCTTGTAAACAGCTACTTTTAAGTTGATTGTATTAAAAGAGGATCATTTTAGAGCATAAATGCACTCAGAATTATACAGTGCTGTTGAGCCAAGGAGCCTCTAATGCCTTCCTTTTCTCCAGACCTTATTAGTTTTAATTAATTTCTTAACTAAATACAGAACGAGTCTGTATCTTCAATTATTTGTTCACTGCAGGGCTACAGCACTACAGACTTCCATCAACACAGCTGCTGTGCATTATGTTGAAGGCCTGGACTGGAACCTCACCCTGCTTGATTAGTGTTGGCTGGTGAAGATATGACAGTTAACCATGTCTGTTGTAGTTTTTTTCCCTCACAGTTTTGTAATTAGATTACTATAGAAAATATTGGATAAATTAGCATTACTTATTTTTCTATAACAATATGATGAATTTCATCAAAAGTATATAATATACAAAATCACCAGActggaaaatggggggtgggggaggaaaagtCAAGATAAAGAGACTATAATTTGGAATAAGTTATAATTAATGAATCAACAAGTGTGAATAAGGACTAGGTTTATTCCCAGTTTTGAGTTAGTTTATTTGTCTGGTTATAAGACTACCCTTTCTTTTTGTTGTCTTTGTAGTATATCATCCCTTTATGTTAGTAACCATTTTCCTCCTGCTTTGCTTTTTTGGTACATGttaaatgtttttgttcaaaTAAGCAAATAATATCAGAGTTTTATAATTCATCTGAATTGCTGTTTGTCTAGAGTGCAAGAAACTTCAGGCCTGTGAGGAAAAGTTATTGCAGGCTACAAAAGATAGATAAAGGGTTCTCATTTGCCCACATTTCTCCTTCCTCGTTACTTCTCTGAAATTCCCAGTTTACTATTTGCCTGCATTGTGAGGAAACAAAAATTaacaattttgtttcatttggaCTTGCCAAATGTTTACCTAAATGATAATATACAGAAATACTGATGACACTATTCTATGTATATTCACATTTTTAGTGAATGAGTATTACAGTAAATGTTTGAATCTTATTTTGATCTGTAGATTTGTTTGAACAACAATTAGTTTGGGTGTACTTGGAAtgaaaaattccaaaacaaaaactgTGTTTTGGCTCTGAGTTTAGTCTTTAAGGTCAAGCACTTTTCATGGTTTAAGTGTGAGATGTTCCCAAGCCACAATACAGCTGCTGTTTCTTCTGACTTTGTATCAATTAAAATGGCTTTCATCACTATGTAACTTGAATTAATTATTTTGCCATTCTTTTCCTAGGGAAGACTAAAAATACCCGTTTTTAAATTTTGGGTGTAaaccagggattctcaacctttttcttcgAGGCCCCCCAACGAGCTACAAAAACTCCATGGCCtgcctgtgccacaactgttttttctgcatataaaagccagagccagcaTTGGTGTAGCAAGGAgagcagttgcctggggccctaCACTGCAGGAGTCCCCACAAAGTTAAGTTGCtcatgcttcagccccaggtggcagggctgggagccctggggttcAGCCCCACACaatggggcttcagctttctgccctgggtcccagcaagtctaacactggccctgcctggtggccccctgaaacctgctcatggccctcCAGGGGGGCCTGGACccatgtttgagaaccactggtgtaaacagcattttaaaataatttctggaAAGCATAAGCAGTGGGACAAGCCAAAAAGCTGTGCATGACTTTTTGTCTTCTGATGTTTATGACAATAATAATAGCAGCATGGTATGAGCATTATATGCATAAATGGTACTTTCCCAGAAGAGCTTTTCAGTCTAACAAAGACAATAGGTGAGatgatacatttaaaataaaaaaaaacaccagacccaaaacaaaaccattcTCCACTTTGCCCAGGTTATTGCTTTCTCAACCCTTGTGCAGAAGCCTTcacttactgtatttttctttataaaatatcCTAAtttatattcgcaaaaagaaaaggagtactagtggcaccttagagactaaccaatttatttgagctactccttttctttttgcgaatacagactaacatggctgctactctgaaacctaatttatATTCTATCCCAGTCCAGCccttaatttttcttttcaatttttataGTTATTTAATATGTATTTACTCTATTACTAATCTTATCTTTTCCCAAAGCTGTTAACCCTTTCCTACATTAAAATGTTTCTCTAAAAACAAAACGTTGACTAGATTCCTGCTCTCCCTAGCATGCACAAGCTGTGATTCCTCTAGctttcaaaagatttttttctctttgaggCACTGGTAGTTCAGCCCCATTTGAAGGCCAACTGCCTATGCCttaatcatagaaccatagaatatcagggttggaagggacctcaggaggtcatctagtccaaccccctgctcaaagcaggaccaaaccccaattaaatcatcccagccagggctttgtcaagcctgaccttaaaaacttctaaggaaggagattctaccacctccctaggtaatgcattccagtgtttcaccaccctcctagtgaaaaagtttttcctaatatccaacctaaacctcccccagatcatttatgaagatattgaacaaaacaagctccaggatcgacccttggggcactccacttgataccggttgccagctagacatggagccattgatcactacccgttgagcccgacaatctagccaactttatacccaccttatagtgcattcatccagcccatacttctttaacttgctgacaagaatactgtgggagaccgtgtcaaaagctttgctaaagtcaagaaacaatacatccactgctttcccttcatccacagaaccagtaatctcatca
Coding sequences within:
- the RNF168 gene encoding E3 ubiquitin-protein ligase RNF168 isoform X1, producing MSKRSEAPLSLTDCLCQICMEIFVEPVTLPCNHTLCNSCFQLTVEKASLYCPFCRRRVSSWARYNARKNTLINWELWERIQKNYPEECQRRVNGQDLEEDICISQPLHQLSKPGELRQEYEAEISKVKAERRAHEQEESKASEEYIQRLLAEEEEEHRLAEERQREMDEQLKQDEELAWELSINLNKSTSEHMFSTPLLANSHTSGPSPISSCKTKNKSSNSGDIQKYLSPKSPCASVSMSLSKKAEKGRNNSFSMENNNTEEDILMWQEKDREEMPTLSPQTFSTVQDRNVKDSFLESCLTYLNTSPVVGSHPIEWEGLSGANYQVDKITNALRNVSKQERPDTGLPSSSGEVARSAFENDNSTCTENIDFEKCVEISSSLQEVVDSVTSGKLENRDASHNLMEVAANCSVEGKKQNVLQNSKETPKRKSQESPTEAAVDLCLIDKRRKIFPETFEDQEEKVNDLNVQMHIDLEKQLYERRKQEEQDRLLALQLQREINREQKTLNRKKGSPDEYLLRPKASPSLEESPTGRGSHKTASESTSPKSQTEMSHRKLRRSSHNENWQPPTKLQMKSPSVRGGKVLNCVNSCASKDIQSLLTKNKQKTILQMFKRATALQTSINTAAVHYVEGLDWNLTLLD
- the RNF168 gene encoding E3 ubiquitin-protein ligase RNF168 isoform X3, with translation MSKRSEAPLSLTDCLCQICMEIFVEPVTLPCNHTLCNSCFQLTVEKASLYCPFCRRRVSSWARYNARKNTLINWELWERIQKNYPEECQRRVNGQDLEEDICISQPLHQLSKPGELRQEYEAEISKVKAERRAHEQEESKASEEYIQRLLAEEEEEHRLAEERQREMDEQLKQDEELAWELSINLNKSTSEHMFSTPLLANSHTSGPSPISSCKTKNKSSNSGDIQKYLSPKSPCASVSMSLSKKAEKGRNNSFSMENNNTEEDILMWQEKDREEMPTLSPQTFSTVQDRNVKDSFLESCLTYLNTSPVVGSHPIEWEGLSGANYQVDKITNALRNVSKQERPDTGLPSSSGEVARSAFENDNSTCTENIDFEKCVEISSSLQEVVDSVTSGKLENRDASHNLMEVAANCSVEGKKQNVLQNSKETPKRKSQESPTEAAVDLCLIDKRRKIFPETFEDQEEKVNDLNVQMHIDLEKQLYERRKQEEQDRLLALQLQREINREQKTLNRKKGSPDEYLLRPKASPSLEESPTGRGSHKTASESTSPKSQTEMSHRKLRRSSHNENWQPPTKLQMKSPSVRGGKVLNCVNSCASKDIQSLLTKNKQKTILQMFKRED
- the RNF168 gene encoding E3 ubiquitin-protein ligase RNF168 isoform X2, translating into MSKRSEAPLSLTDCLCQICMEIFVEPVTLPCNHTLCNSCFQLTVEKASLYCPFCRRRVSSWARYNARKNTLINWELWERIQKNYPEECQRRVNGQDLEEDICISQPLHQLSKPGELRQEYEAEISKVKAERRAHEQEESKASEEYIQRLLAEEEEEHRLAEERQREMDEQLKQDEELAWELSINLNKSTSEHMFSTPLLANSHTSGPSPISSCKTKNKSSNSGDIQKYLSPKSPCASVSMSLSKKAEKGRNNSFSMENNNTEEDILMWQEKDREEMPTLSPQTFSTVQDRNVKDSFLESCLTYLNTSPVVGSHPIEWEGLSGANYQVDKITNALRNVSKQERPDTGLPSSSGEVARSAFENDNSTCTENIDFEKCVEISSSLQEVVDSVTSGKLENRDASHNLMEVAANCSVEGKKQNVLQNSKETPKRKSQESPTEAAVDLCLIDKRRKIFPETFEDQEEKVNDLNVQMHIDLEKQLYERRKQEEQDRLLALQLQREINREQKTLNRKKGSPDEYLLRPKASPSLEESPTGRGSHKTASESTSPKSQTEMSHRKLRRSSHNENWQPPTKLQMKSPSVRGGKVLNCVNSCASKDIQSLLTKNKQKTILQMFKRSVSK